A part of Paenarthrobacter sp. A20 genomic DNA contains:
- a CDS encoding P-loop NTPase, translating into MSIPIVTVGSAREAVVGGLERLHGPVTVVRRCSELAELMAACQSGLAMAAVVAEGSEELTTTLVDRLGAVGVSIVALTDDPAETHRLRSIGVVAAASGIEPSALAARISEAVAREHTRGRLGSGHDVGFADAGEDLVLLPATEIADEVSRGAGQVIAVWGPVGSPGRTLVAVNIAAELALNGQSVLLVDADSYGASVSAVLGLLDESAGLAQACRLADQGMLDVSSLKTTAIPVFTKGGSFRVLTGTTRADRWTELRSAALSLVLERARHLADVVVVDTGFCLESDEELSFDTMAPRRNAATLRSLETADVVFAVGAADAVGVPRLVRGLAELEAAVPQASPRIVLNKVRRSTVGHSPKQQLEDAWDRYGPGTGIDAYLPADPVACDAALLSGSVLLEVAPESALRVAIANLVCAPAQQNPKSSVLTTRASRFLKR; encoded by the coding sequence ATGAGTATTCCCATTGTTACTGTCGGCAGTGCGCGAGAGGCCGTAGTCGGAGGGCTGGAACGACTTCATGGCCCGGTGACGGTGGTTCGTCGTTGTTCTGAGCTGGCTGAGCTGATGGCTGCCTGCCAAAGCGGCCTTGCGATGGCTGCTGTCGTGGCTGAGGGCTCCGAGGAACTGACGACAACTTTGGTCGATCGGCTTGGGGCGGTTGGAGTTTCCATCGTAGCCTTGACGGACGATCCAGCCGAAACCCACCGTTTGCGGTCAATCGGTGTTGTCGCAGCAGCTTCCGGAATAGAACCTTCAGCACTCGCAGCCAGAATCTCCGAGGCTGTTGCCCGCGAGCACACCCGCGGCCGTCTGGGGTCGGGGCATGACGTGGGATTCGCAGATGCCGGGGAGGACTTGGTCTTACTGCCGGCAACCGAAATTGCGGACGAAGTGTCAAGGGGCGCAGGCCAGGTCATTGCCGTCTGGGGGCCTGTAGGTTCGCCAGGCCGAACCCTCGTCGCGGTCAATATCGCAGCGGAATTGGCATTGAATGGTCAATCTGTCCTTCTTGTGGACGCTGACAGCTACGGTGCCAGCGTCTCTGCGGTTCTGGGACTCTTGGACGAGTCCGCCGGCCTGGCCCAAGCGTGCAGGCTCGCAGATCAGGGCATGCTTGACGTCAGCTCCCTTAAGACGACGGCTATCCCCGTCTTCACCAAGGGTGGCTCATTCCGCGTACTTACGGGTACTACACGCGCTGACCGTTGGACCGAGCTCAGGTCGGCGGCACTCTCACTGGTACTCGAACGAGCCAGGCACTTGGCGGATGTTGTGGTCGTGGACACAGGGTTCTGCCTCGAATCGGATGAAGAGCTGAGCTTTGACACCATGGCACCGAGGAGAAACGCTGCAACCCTCCGCAGCCTGGAAACAGCAGATGTCGTGTTCGCCGTGGGGGCAGCGGATGCGGTCGGGGTGCCACGCTTGGTTCGTGGACTGGCCGAACTTGAAGCAGCAGTTCCGCAAGCATCCCCACGTATCGTGCTGAACAAGGTCAGGCGCTCCACCGTGGGCCATTCGCCAAAACAGCAATTGGAGGACGCCTGGGACCGCTACGGCCCGGGAACGGGAATCGATGCCTACCTGCCGGCTGATCCGGTGGCCTGCGACGCCGCATTGCTTTCCGGATCGGTTCTACTCGAAGTTGCACCAGAATCGGCGCTTCGTGTCGCCATTGCCAATTTGGTCTGTGCGCCTGCCCAGCAAAATCCAAAATCTTCTGTACTAACTACCAGAGCCTCCCGCTTCCTAAAGCGCTAG
- a CDS encoding SAF domain-containing protein: MGSAAIVAGQRLKKPSWKDPRLLIGVLLVLASIAGVIALVGTADRTTQVYAAREDISVGQAVTAADLSIVKVRLDDIESSYVTVEEGLAAGKVALQRVEKNQLIPQQSLGKADALNRKPVAISMDEELPEQATPGARVDVWVSMPGSNNAYDKPQLLLPGAEIANVASGSDTLGASKTTVVQVLVTDEQIPKLLGAQANKANISVVWNPAGSGQ, from the coding sequence ATGGGTTCAGCAGCCATCGTTGCCGGCCAGAGACTGAAGAAGCCATCGTGGAAGGACCCCCGCCTTCTTATTGGTGTGTTACTGGTGTTGGCGTCCATCGCGGGCGTCATAGCCTTGGTCGGCACAGCTGACAGGACCACGCAGGTCTATGCGGCCCGGGAAGATATCTCCGTGGGCCAGGCGGTGACGGCAGCGGACTTGTCTATCGTCAAAGTCCGGCTTGATGACATCGAGTCAAGTTACGTGACAGTGGAGGAGGGCCTTGCAGCGGGCAAAGTCGCTCTGCAGCGGGTGGAGAAGAATCAGCTTATTCCCCAGCAGAGCCTGGGCAAGGCCGACGCCTTGAACAGGAAGCCAGTCGCCATTTCAATGGATGAAGAACTCCCCGAGCAAGCAACGCCTGGTGCGCGCGTGGACGTATGGGTTTCCATGCCGGGTTCGAACAATGCGTATGACAAGCCGCAGCTGTTGCTGCCAGGTGCAGAAATTGCCAATGTGGCCTCGGGATCCGATACCTTGGGCGCCTCGAAGACCACCGTGGTTCAGGTCTTGGTGACTGATGAGCAGATACCCAAACTGTTGGGTGCCCAGGCGAACAAAGCTAATATTTCCGTAGTCTGGAACCCAGCAGGCTCAGGCCAATGA
- a CDS encoding helix-turn-helix domain-containing protein — MPRFLTLADVAEQLQINSPQAYALVRSGELKAIQVGGRGQWRIEETMLEQYIQERYAEASRMIEEAKTKSPQT; from the coding sequence ATGCCCCGATTCCTGACTCTGGCGGACGTCGCCGAACAACTCCAAATCAACTCCCCACAGGCGTATGCCCTTGTCCGAAGCGGAGAATTGAAAGCCATCCAGGTAGGGGGCCGGGGGCAATGGCGTATCGAGGAAACGATGCTTGAGCAGTACATCCAGGAACGTTATGCAGAAGCCAGCCGCATGATCGAAGAGGCTAAGACCAAGTCACCCCAGACCTAG
- a CDS encoding LysM peptidoglycan-binding domain-containing protein encodes MARALRNDTALAVSILGLGLLLSYVGRVLVSQWQSAERHGHSMSFEHLLGFVSSAVGAGIVMWWILSLLIAFLTSLLHRGGQQRRADFISKFSPGFMVRLAVAVLSLNLFGASVAHASMETSDPGWKPQAGKSVQAAPAVWTPMSLVGSAPVPQTAGVGETGTPVDDPRWQPGPLVTDPGLLSRQSSRQVATAHETGVVVEAGDTLWSIAASRLGPFATDVDIALAWPKWYAANRTVIGGDPSVVLPGQVLRPPLPG; translated from the coding sequence ATGGCACGAGCATTGCGCAATGACACTGCCCTGGCCGTATCGATTCTTGGACTAGGGCTGCTCCTTAGCTATGTGGGCCGCGTGCTCGTGAGTCAGTGGCAGTCCGCGGAGCGCCACGGGCACAGCATGTCGTTTGAACACCTCCTCGGTTTTGTTTCGAGCGCCGTCGGTGCGGGGATAGTAATGTGGTGGATCCTTTCCCTTCTGATCGCCTTCCTCACCTCGCTCTTGCACCGTGGCGGACAGCAGAGAAGAGCTGACTTCATCTCCAAGTTCAGCCCCGGATTCATGGTGCGACTGGCAGTGGCAGTGCTGAGCTTGAATCTGTTTGGTGCATCAGTGGCGCACGCCAGTATGGAAACGTCCGATCCGGGCTGGAAACCGCAAGCCGGTAAATCCGTGCAGGCTGCACCCGCAGTGTGGACGCCGATGTCCTTGGTCGGCTCCGCCCCTGTCCCACAAACGGCCGGCGTCGGAGAAACGGGAACCCCGGTCGATGATCCACGCTGGCAGCCCGGGCCCCTAGTGACTGATCCAGGGCTGCTGAGCCGTCAGTCCTCCCGGCAGGTTGCCACTGCCCACGAAACCGGCGTGGTAGTTGAAGCAGGAGATACCCTCTGGTCGATCGCCGCTTCGAGGCTGGGCCCTTTTGCCACGGACGTCGACATCGCCTTGGCATGGCCCAAATGGTACGCCGCCAACAGGACCGTCATAGGCGGTGACCCCTCCGTGGTGCTTCCGGGCCAAGTGCTGCGGCCACCCTTACCCGGCTAG
- a CDS encoding Rv3235 family protein yields MTVATASHPAGRRSAKRPIAAKGSKAPDIDVRLVARSIAQAALEVLAGTRPVSQLSRSLDPECYLSLQHRAALTRKHAARIRANLRPHRSPMVRSVRVCSISAIICEASIVVAEEQRCRAIAMRLERFDGIWRVTALEIG; encoded by the coding sequence ATGACCGTTGCAACTGCAAGCCACCCGGCAGGGCGCCGGAGCGCCAAACGTCCTATCGCCGCGAAGGGCTCTAAGGCCCCTGATATCGATGTACGGCTGGTTGCGCGCAGCATCGCCCAGGCAGCGTTGGAGGTTCTGGCCGGCACCCGCCCGGTCAGCCAGCTTTCCAGGTCCTTGGATCCGGAATGCTACCTTTCCCTCCAGCATCGGGCCGCCCTCACGCGCAAGCACGCCGCCAGAATCCGGGCCAATTTGCGGCCACACCGGAGCCCCATGGTCCGTTCCGTCAGGGTTTGTTCCATCTCCGCAATTATTTGCGAAGCAAGCATCGTTGTTGCAGAAGAACAAAGATGCCGGGCCATCGCCATGAGGTTGGAGCGCTTCGACGGCATCTGGCGGGTCACCGCTCTGGAAATCGGTTAG
- the secA gene encoding preprotein translocase subunit SecA yields MASLIEKLLRTGDKKTLKQLRNYADSINALEDSFKSFTDAELREETDHLRSRHQDGETLEALLPEAFAAVREASSRTLGMRHFDVQLMGGAALHLGNIAEMKTGEGKTLVATAPAYLNALAGKGVHVVTVNDYLAEYQSELMGRVYRFLGLTSGCILSNQDPAVRRQQYAADITYGTNNEFGFDYLRDNMAWDASELVQRGHNFAIVDEVDSILIDEARTPLIISGPAQGDTNRWYSEFAKVVLRLQPEVDYEVDEKKRTVGVLEAGIEKVEDYLGIQNLYESANTPLIGFLNNAIKAKELFKRDKDYVILDGEVLIVDEHTGRILAGRRYNEGMHQAIEAKENVEIKAENQTLATVTLQNYFRMYSKLAGMTGTAETEAAEFMSTYKLGVVPIPTNRDMQRIDQSDLVYKNEVVKFDAVVQDIAERHENGQPVLVGTTSVEKSEYLSKLLAKEGIRHEVLNAKNHAREASIVAQAGRKGAVTVATNMAGRGTDIMLGGNAEFTAIAELAKRGLDPEENSEEYEAAWPEALSAAKQAVKDEHEEVLDLGGLYVLGTERHESRRIDNQLRGRSGRQGDPGESRFYLSLTDDLMRLFNSGAAERLMNSSVPDDVALESKLVSRAIASAQGQVEGRNAEQRKNVLKYDDVLNRQREAIYGDRRRILEGDDLHEKVQFFLEDTINALIDAATAEGTGDDWDFNQLWANLKTLYPATVTAEEIIEEAGGRSRVTADFLRDEILSDARLVYQAREEAIGSESMRELERRVVLSVLGRKWQEHLYEMDYLKEGIGLRAMAQRDPLVEYQREGFVMFQSMMEAIREESIGFLYNLEVEVTPAEDVVVADDTAAGAHTEHHEPQIRAAGLQAPEKPAQLQYTAPGEDGATQTRIEGRASGRSGNPAKAASQDQRKTAKKKRR; encoded by the coding sequence GTGGCATCACTAATCGAAAAACTTCTCCGCACGGGTGACAAAAAGACACTCAAGCAACTGCGGAACTATGCCGATTCCATCAATGCCCTGGAAGACTCCTTCAAGTCCTTCACGGATGCCGAACTACGCGAGGAAACGGACCATCTGCGTTCCCGCCACCAAGATGGCGAAACTCTGGAAGCCCTCCTCCCGGAAGCGTTCGCTGCTGTTCGTGAAGCTTCCTCCCGGACTTTGGGCATGAGGCACTTCGACGTACAGCTTATGGGTGGTGCCGCACTTCATCTGGGCAACATCGCAGAAATGAAAACCGGTGAAGGCAAGACCCTCGTGGCCACGGCGCCGGCCTACCTCAACGCCCTCGCGGGCAAAGGCGTCCACGTCGTCACGGTCAACGACTACCTCGCTGAGTACCAGTCAGAACTCATGGGCCGCGTCTACAGGTTCCTGGGCCTCACCAGCGGCTGCATCCTTTCCAACCAGGACCCCGCAGTGCGCCGGCAGCAATACGCCGCAGACATCACCTATGGAACCAACAACGAGTTCGGCTTCGACTACCTGCGCGACAACATGGCGTGGGATGCAAGCGAACTGGTCCAGCGTGGCCACAATTTCGCGATCGTGGATGAGGTCGACTCCATCCTGATTGATGAAGCACGTACTCCGCTCATCATTTCCGGGCCGGCGCAGGGCGACACCAACCGGTGGTACAGCGAATTCGCCAAGGTCGTGCTCCGGCTGCAGCCGGAGGTCGACTACGAGGTTGACGAAAAGAAGCGAACCGTAGGCGTGCTCGAAGCCGGTATTGAAAAGGTGGAGGATTACCTCGGAATCCAAAACCTTTACGAATCGGCCAACACGCCTTTGATCGGCTTCCTCAACAACGCCATTAAGGCCAAGGAACTGTTCAAGAGGGATAAGGACTACGTCATCCTCGACGGCGAGGTCCTGATTGTTGACGAACACACCGGGCGTATCCTGGCTGGACGTCGCTACAACGAAGGCATGCACCAAGCCATCGAGGCCAAGGAAAACGTCGAGATCAAGGCCGAGAACCAGACTCTCGCCACAGTGACCTTGCAGAACTACTTCCGCATGTACTCGAAGCTTGCCGGCATGACCGGCACGGCCGAGACAGAGGCCGCGGAGTTCATGAGCACCTACAAGCTGGGTGTCGTTCCCATCCCCACCAACCGCGACATGCAGCGCATTGACCAGTCCGACCTTGTCTATAAGAACGAAGTCGTGAAGTTCGACGCCGTCGTGCAGGACATTGCCGAAAGGCACGAGAACGGACAGCCGGTGCTGGTCGGCACCACCAGTGTCGAGAAGAGCGAGTACCTCTCCAAGCTGCTGGCCAAGGAAGGCATCAGGCACGAAGTCCTGAACGCCAAGAACCACGCGCGCGAAGCCTCCATCGTGGCCCAGGCCGGACGAAAAGGGGCTGTTACCGTCGCCACGAACATGGCGGGCCGCGGCACTGACATCATGTTGGGCGGCAATGCCGAATTTACTGCCATCGCAGAGCTTGCAAAGCGCGGGCTTGACCCTGAAGAGAACTCGGAAGAGTACGAGGCAGCATGGCCAGAGGCGCTTTCGGCAGCGAAGCAAGCGGTCAAGGACGAACATGAAGAAGTTCTCGACCTTGGTGGACTTTACGTGCTGGGTACCGAGCGCCACGAATCGCGCCGGATCGACAACCAGCTGCGTGGCCGTTCAGGACGCCAGGGCGACCCTGGTGAGTCCCGCTTCTACCTTTCGCTGACGGACGACCTCATGAGGTTGTTCAACTCTGGCGCGGCAGAAAGGCTCATGAACAGCTCCGTTCCGGATGACGTTGCGCTCGAATCCAAGCTTGTTTCGAGAGCCATCGCATCCGCCCAAGGGCAGGTGGAAGGGCGCAACGCCGAACAGCGTAAGAACGTCCTCAAGTACGATGACGTCCTCAACCGCCAGCGTGAAGCCATCTATGGGGACCGTCGTCGAATCCTCGAGGGTGACGACCTCCACGAGAAGGTCCAGTTCTTCCTGGAAGACACCATCAACGCCCTCATTGATGCCGCCACTGCCGAGGGAACTGGGGACGATTGGGACTTCAACCAGCTTTGGGCCAATCTGAAGACGCTCTACCCGGCAACCGTTACCGCTGAGGAAATCATTGAGGAAGCGGGCGGCAGGTCCAGGGTCACGGCCGACTTCCTGAGGGATGAGATCCTCTCAGATGCCCGGCTCGTTTACCAGGCACGCGAAGAGGCCATCGGGTCTGAGAGCATGCGTGAGCTTGAACGCAGGGTGGTGCTTTCGGTGCTGGGGCGCAAATGGCAGGAACACCTTTACGAGATGGACTATCTCAAGGAGGGAATCGGTCTCCGGGCCATGGCCCAGCGCGATCCTTTGGTGGAATACCAGCGCGAAGGCTTTGTCATGTTCCAGAGCATGATGGAAGCCATTCGCGAAGAAAGTATTGGGTTCCTCTACAACCTTGAGGTAGAGGTAACACCCGCCGAGGATGTTGTAGTGGCTGACGACACTGCCGCTGGAGCGCACACCGAACATCATGAGCCACAAATCCGGGCGGCCGGCCTGCAGGCGCCAGAGAAGCCGGCACAGCTGCAGTACACTGCTCCCGGCGAGGATGGGGCCACTCAAACGCGCATCGAGGGCCGTGCCTCAGGTCGATCGGGTAACCCTGCCAAGGCAGCAAGCCAGGATCAGCGCAAGACGGCAAAAAAGAAGCGTCGCTGA
- a CDS encoding winged helix-turn-helix domain-containing protein has product MTASLSLSQARRIALAAQGLAKVRPTGPVTARAVGRTFAQLQLVQIDSVNVVARSHYLPFFSRLGNYDPLILQTMAGRKPRRMMEYWAHEASFIRPEHFQDLLVWQKRAWVGAHHLDPGVRQEMEDRILAALTAGRPMTASELTAELGHAQAAERDNWGWNWNIVKRVLEHLFEEGRVSAASRTPQFERKYTLTSRVVPNLALSGGDPEESLDRLMDAAAQAHGIGTVRCFSDYFRTPLKAGADSVQRLVRAGRLQRVSVSGWDREIYQHVSAGTPRIAKGRALLSPFDSLVFERRRLEELFGFHYRIEIYTPAAKRRFGYYVLPFLLRDGIVARVDLKADRASGQLLVRSAFGEVGAPADTAVELAAELDLMASWLGLQEVVVWPVGDLAGVLAEAVARRRDRTKEHGQPGSPLTGEPGNVALVSPVD; this is encoded by the coding sequence ATGACCGCTTCGCTGAGCCTGTCACAGGCACGGCGGATCGCATTGGCAGCTCAAGGATTGGCAAAGGTCCGGCCCACCGGCCCCGTGACTGCACGGGCGGTGGGCCGGACCTTTGCCCAACTCCAGCTTGTCCAGATCGATTCCGTAAACGTCGTGGCCCGAAGCCACTACCTTCCGTTCTTTTCCCGGCTGGGCAACTACGACCCCCTCATCCTCCAAACCATGGCTGGCCGGAAGCCGCGAAGGATGATGGAGTACTGGGCACACGAGGCCAGCTTTATCCGCCCGGAGCACTTTCAGGACCTGTTGGTGTGGCAAAAGCGGGCGTGGGTGGGAGCCCACCACCTGGATCCTGGTGTCCGTCAGGAGATGGAGGATCGCATCCTCGCAGCCCTCACGGCAGGACGTCCCATGACCGCGTCCGAACTCACCGCAGAACTCGGACATGCCCAGGCAGCCGAACGTGACAACTGGGGGTGGAATTGGAACATCGTCAAGCGGGTCTTGGAACATCTGTTTGAAGAGGGAAGAGTGTCGGCTGCTTCCCGGACCCCTCAATTCGAGCGAAAGTACACCCTGACATCAAGGGTCGTACCAAACTTGGCCTTGTCCGGAGGCGACCCTGAGGAGTCACTTGACCGGTTGATGGATGCAGCCGCCCAAGCCCACGGCATTGGTACTGTGCGCTGCTTTTCCGACTACTTCCGGACGCCCCTCAAGGCGGGAGCTGATTCGGTTCAGCGGCTGGTCAGGGCTGGTCGCCTTCAACGAGTGTCAGTCAGTGGTTGGGACAGGGAAATCTATCAGCATGTCAGCGCCGGAACACCACGCATAGCCAAAGGGCGGGCGCTGCTGAGTCCATTCGATTCCCTGGTTTTTGAGCGCCGGCGGCTTGAAGAACTGTTTGGCTTCCATTACAGGATTGAGATCTACACCCCTGCCGCCAAGCGCCGATTCGGCTACTACGTCTTGCCGTTCCTGCTTCGCGACGGGATCGTCGCGCGCGTGGACCTGAAAGCGGATCGGGCGTCCGGCCAGCTCTTGGTACGCTCGGCATTCGGTGAGGTTGGTGCACCGGCGGATACCGCCGTCGAACTTGCTGCCGAACTTGACCTCATGGCCTCCTGGCTTGGGTTGCAGGAAGTGGTGGTGTGGCCCGTTGGAGATCTCGCCGGCGTGCTCGCCGAGGCCGTGGCACGCCGCCGTGATCGCACGAAAGAGCACGGGCAACCGGGCAGTCCGCTCACAGGGGAACCCGGCAACGTGGCGCTGGTCTCTCCCGTAGACTGA
- the hpf gene encoding ribosome hibernation-promoting factor, HPF/YfiA family, protein MEFMISGRNLTVSDRFREYAGEKISKIESLGDKVQRVDAKVSKETNPRQTPGQLTVEVTVLGRGPVIRAEATAADKFAAFDLAYNKLLERLRRAKDRKKVHHGRHTPKAVREATATLEPASASEPLYVEASNHQESVPQAEERSPYDIENDIPAGDSPVLIRRKVFPAASLTLDDAVDSMELVGHNFYLFLDKETNAPSVVYRRSGWTYGVITLDSTCEPGEEAVEEKIHAYRSDDQASTAK, encoded by the coding sequence ATGGAGTTCATGATCAGCGGACGAAATCTCACAGTTTCTGACCGCTTTCGCGAATACGCCGGCGAGAAAATCTCAAAGATTGAATCGCTGGGGGATAAGGTCCAGCGAGTCGACGCCAAGGTTTCCAAGGAAACCAATCCCCGGCAGACGCCGGGCCAGCTCACCGTCGAAGTGACAGTCCTGGGCCGCGGCCCCGTCATCCGTGCCGAGGCCACAGCCGCTGACAAATTCGCTGCCTTCGATCTCGCGTACAACAAGCTTCTTGAGAGGCTTCGCCGTGCGAAGGACCGGAAAAAGGTGCACCACGGCCGCCACACGCCTAAGGCAGTGCGGGAAGCCACAGCAACACTTGAGCCCGCCAGTGCGAGCGAACCGCTCTACGTTGAAGCCAGCAATCACCAAGAGTCTGTGCCGCAGGCAGAAGAGCGTTCGCCCTACGACATCGAGAACGACATTCCGGCTGGCGATTCACCCGTCCTGATCCGCCGGAAGGTGTTCCCCGCCGCGTCACTGACCCTGGATGATGCAGTGGACAGCATGGAACTCGTTGGGCACAACTTCTACCTTTTCCTGGACAAGGAAACCAACGCGCCGTCTGTCGTGTACCGGCGCAGTGGTTGGACGTACGGTGTGATCACCCTCGACTCCACGTGCGAGCCTGGCGAGGAGGCCGTGGAAGAGAAGATTCACGCCTACCGCTCTGACGACCAGGCTTCGACAGCCAAGTAA
- a CDS encoding ComF family protein, which produces MTSPGIRNGHRGWRVVSGDPDLHAADPVRAHRRGGEQRRFDRLISALRGAMADLMALLVPVECVCCGVEDTVLCGGCAKRVRQLCRQPFRAEQESPALVDVDGTAKLEVVAAGPYRDELARCLLSFKHFGQWRLAGVLAPCLGKAVETAIGGQPGYCLVPVPTSGRAYRKRGFSPLHLLLRCLRMRRVLPQCPIIDALEKRPAIPVHAVSRDSLRGLTARMFQIVSDKDGTSREAGQKGLGRGARASKVRGSMRVRRRRLDTIRGMRCILVDDVLTTGATLAEAARAVRAAGGVVCGAVVLAATRPPAYASNSTADYPREALKTQSKNKWLKDE; this is translated from the coding sequence ATGACTTCCCCAGGCATCAGGAACGGGCACCGTGGGTGGCGGGTCGTGAGCGGGGACCCCGACCTCCACGCCGCAGATCCTGTCAGGGCGCACCGACGTGGTGGGGAACAGCGTCGCTTTGACCGGCTGATATCCGCACTGCGGGGAGCCATGGCTGACCTGATGGCTCTGTTGGTTCCGGTTGAATGCGTTTGCTGCGGAGTGGAGGACACCGTGTTGTGCGGCGGCTGCGCGAAGCGTGTCCGTCAACTGTGCAGGCAGCCTTTCCGTGCGGAGCAGGAATCGCCCGCATTGGTTGACGTCGATGGCACGGCAAAACTCGAAGTGGTCGCAGCGGGCCCGTACCGGGATGAACTGGCACGATGCCTGCTGTCATTCAAGCACTTTGGCCAGTGGCGTCTGGCAGGTGTTTTGGCTCCTTGCCTCGGCAAGGCGGTGGAGACCGCCATTGGAGGACAGCCAGGCTATTGCCTCGTCCCTGTTCCCACGAGCGGCCGGGCATACCGCAAACGCGGATTCAGCCCCCTGCACCTCCTGCTTCGATGTCTGCGGATGCGCCGCGTCCTGCCGCAATGCCCCATCATTGACGCACTTGAGAAGAGGCCGGCAATACCGGTCCACGCAGTCAGCAGAGATTCCTTGCGGGGGCTCACTGCCCGGATGTTCCAGATCGTTTCGGATAAGGACGGGACAAGCCGCGAAGCCGGCCAAAAGGGCTTGGGGAGGGGTGCGCGGGCCAGCAAGGTCCGGGGGTCCATGAGGGTACGCAGACGGCGTTTGGACACGATCAGAGGCATGAGGTGCATTCTTGTGGACGATGTCCTCACCACCGGGGCCACTCTCGCTGAGGCAGCGCGGGCCGTCAGGGCTGCTGGCGGAGTGGTGTGTGGCGCCGTCGTGCTCGCGGCCACGAGGCCACCAGCCTACGCTTCAAACAGCACCGCAGACTATCCACGTGAAGCCCTTAAGACTCAATCAAAAAATAAGTGGCTAAAGGATGAATAA